Proteins encoded by one window of Drosophila melanogaster chromosome X:
- the CG4239 gene encoding uncharacterized protein, isoform A, with translation MDPEAFLDVANQVIKLKMFPFFDIAHSLLAALAVREDLGANAQAFSRKHPLACWLSTMLVIFAGGMVANGLLGEPILAPLKNTGQLLVGTAVWYVVFYTPFDIGYKVAKFLPVKIVASAMKEIYRAKKVYDGVGHAAKLYPNAWIIMIIIGTLKGNGAGFTKLIERLIRGAWTPTAMEFMQPSFYTKASLLASIIFVLDKKTDWISAPHALVYFGIVIFLVYFKLSSILLGIHDPFLPLENLCCAIFFGGIWDSLAKILGRGQAKDGDSKDVKKSN, from the exons ATGGACCCGGAAGCATTTTTGGACGTGGCCAACCAGGTCATCAAGCTGAAAATGTTTCCGTTCTTCGACATCGCTCACAGTCTACTTGCCGCGCTGGCCGTGCGTGAGGACTTGGGCGCCAATGCCCAGGCGTTTTCGCGGAAGCATCCGCTCGCCTGCTGGCTCTCCACCATGCTGGTGATCTTCGCCGGCGGTATGGTGGCCAATGGACTGCTGGGCGAACCGATACTGGCTCCCCTCAAGAACACGGGTCAGCTTCTTGTGGGCACAGCTGTGTG GTACGTCGTCTTCTACACGCCATTTGACATCGGTTACAAGGTGGCCAAGTTCCTGCCCGTGAAGATCGTTGCCAGTGCCATGAAGGAGATCTACCGGGCAAAAAAGGTGTACGATGGTGTGGGACATGCGGCCAAGCTGTATCCAAATGCCTGGATAATCATGATAATCATCGGCACGCTGAAGGGCAACGGAGCGGGATTCACCAAGCTGATCGAGCGTCTCATTCGTGGAGCATGGACTCCAACGGCCATGGAATTTATGCAGCCCAGCTT CTACACCAAGGCATCCCTGCTGGCCTCGATCATCTTTGTGCTGGACAAGAAGACCGACTGGATCTCGGCACCGCATGCGCTCGTTTACTTTGGCATCGTCATATTCCTGGTCTACTTTAAGCTGTCTTCCATCCTGCTGGGCATCCACGATCCCTTCCTGCCGCTGGAGAACCTTTGCTGTGCCATCTTTTTCGGCGGCATTTGGGACAGCCTGGCCAAGATCCTGGGCCGCGGGCAGGCCAAGGACGGCGATAGCAAAGATGTTAAGAAGAGCAACTAA